One Triticum dicoccoides isolate Atlit2015 ecotype Zavitan chromosome 4B, WEW_v2.0, whole genome shotgun sequence genomic window carries:
- the LOC119295406 gene encoding abscisic stress-ripening protein 5-like gives MAEEKHHHHLFHHKKEGEDFQPAADGGVDMYGYSTETVVTATGNEGEYERITKEEKHHKHKEHLGEMGAAAAGAFALYEKHEAKKDPEHAHKHKIEEEVAAAAAVGAGGFVFHEHHEKKQDHKEAKEASGEKKHHHFG, from the exons ATGGCGGAggagaagcaccaccaccacctgttccaCCACAAGAAGGAGGGCGAGGACTTCCAGCCCGCCGCTGACGGCGGCGTCGACATGTACGGGTACTCGACCGAGACGGTGGTGACCGCCACCGGCAACGAGGGCGAGTACGAGCGGATCACCAAGGAGGAGAAGCACCACAAGCACAAGGAGCACCTCGGCGAgatgggcgccgccgccgccggagccttcGCCCTC TACGAGAAGCACGAGGCGAAGAAGGACCCGGAGCACGCGCACAAGCACAAGATCGAGGAGGAGGtggccgccgccgcagccgtcgGCGCCGGCGGCTTCGTCTTCCACGAGCACCacgagaagaagcaggaccacaagGAGGCCAAGGAGGCCAGCGGCGAGAAGAAGCACCACCACTTCGGCTAG